One Styela clava chromosome 4, kaStyClav1.hap1.2, whole genome shotgun sequence genomic window, GCACCATCACCCGCAAATCGATTTTGCtacaatcaaatatttaaaaaaacgaaGTACTATTTGAATTTCTGTatgattattttttgaataggTCTTCCTTGAAGGAAATATTGTCAACATATTTTTGATGTGTAAAGTCTTCCGTTAAGATGGCatacaaatttgaaatacttattattttgttaaacgTGTTATACTGCATCGTCAACTGTCAAGATCCGCGAACTCAATGTAGAATAAAAATGACAGAAAGGAATGAATGTGGGTATCCTGGAATACCAATGGATTCATGTGTGGGAAGGTAACGATTTTAAATGTCAAATTTCTTACTTGAATTAAATTCTTTAGCCTATTATCTATTTTCCTTTTAAAAGCTCCTTGTTTTAGTGAATTGAAATCACAAGGTAAGATGACTATATCGATATTAAAAAAGCTTGACAGGATGTTCATCAATACATTTTGAAAGATGTATACCCTTCGCTTCACAGCTCCAAAAAGACTGTATTGATGTTTTCTGAACTTACACTCACCAtactattattaaaatattggtTCCAACATACTTGAAGTTGGTAGGTACTTTAAAACTATATATAATTTCTTTCCGTAAAATAGGCCgtttcaaattttctataacacgaaataataattaaaaaaaattaaaatgtttttcgaatatttttatcaacagAGGATGCTGTTACGATAACTCCACAGCAGAAACGATATGGTGCTACAAAGGTATGTTACTCAGTGTCTTTAGAATTCTCACTCTCTCTCTTTCTCATTTTTATCTTCATTCTGTTTCCCTTCCATTTAGCGAGCCAAGATCTTGGATTGACTAAAACTGCGTTGATTCTTCTTGCCACCGACAAAGAGGTTCCGAAAGAAGTTTTGAGATCGTTATTTGCCGATTGTAAGTAAAACTTTTGCGTTAATtcgtatttgaataaaatatcactggtgatgaataaataaattagtgGGCCGTGTAGTTAGATCGGGCATTGTGGATATCTAACCAGTCCACCAACGTACGCGAAGTACAAAAAAATCTGAGTATGTGTGCACAAAAAAATATTAGCTATTCACAACCAGAAAACGCCATGCACCTGGTTTTTTGATTTATCGAGGGCATAGAAATAACTTCACTAGTGGAATTATTGATAAACTAATCAgtgataataaaatcaaataggCCAGGGAAtcataaatacaatttttccTATTATTTTTCTAGCTGTACCTGGTGCAGAATGGTTGCTGGCTTTCAACAATGGAACACTCAATACAAAACGGTTACTTCAAATTATAGCAAGTATGAACGTtgtgaaaattcaatttcattctacaagtttatttttatttttttccgacATATTGTTTTGAACGTGTTTCTCCAGGAATATTTTTGCTCAACGGTTTTTCTGATTTTATCCGTATAAATGCGCATTTTCTATCACAAGTGATGATGTATGACATTATATAATATGtctttatgttttattttttagaaagaAATCGTGTATCCATAGATCCATTTTTAGGCGAATTACTATCTGGAAAAAGCGCTCTGCAGGCGTATTTGGAAAAAATAGCAGATGAAACAGGTGATTAATATTTCCGTTATATATTATTGGTTCAGAGAACATTATTTTTGTGCCACCAAAGCAATTCCTATTTTtaccataaaaaataaaaataaaatacgataATTGACAAagattttttcagaaatttttctGAGATAATCAGGAAAAGTACAGGCGGATGTAATTTGAACTCGTTCACCGTTATATACATGTAAAAAATATCTTTCCTCCGTATGACTCCGTGTCGTATAGAAAATGGCGAGACacgattttttatttataaaagtttgCAGTCGTGAGATTTTGTATTTAATCCGCTTTTCCACTTCCATAACAGCCAGTCGTTTTTTCTAAGTAAGGCTGCTGCTCAGGTCATATCGATTTCAGTTTAAGAAGGTGGGCGTGAACAATAGTTCTTGTTACGAAGTATTAATAGCGAGTgcttaaaatttttgatttcaaatttcacCTGAATTGCATTTTTAGGAAATAGATGGAATAAAATGAGATTATTATGTTACAGGATTGGATACAACGCCTCTTAGTTTATTAATCCGTGGAAACTCAAGATCAATTCTCAATCACCTTGTTGCTCTGGCCTGGGGTATGgtactttttcaaaaaaattcggAGAAAAGGCAATACGTAGTTATAACGGAAAATAGTGAACTTGCTTCATCTATACCTAGTATTCTAGGTAGACCCAGTCTGTTTTTGAAACTACAATACAATTCTAGCAAATGATAACCTAGaagcaatacaaaaatatattcgaaaaaAGTTATCAATCATAAGTTTTAACATTACTACGCATACAACAGTGAATATTTCCTACAAGAAGATGTCTGAACTTGCTATAATCAACAAGTGGTATATGACATCAcgcttttattttttaaaacatagaATCCCCTGAAGAAAACCTCATGAAAACCCGTGTTacattaaatgaatattttaaagaaGAGATAAGAATTCTATATATTGACTTTTTCATTATGTatcaattattcaaataggGGTTGACACAAATCTTAAATCAATACAACCCTTTATTGCCAGGGTACTATATTTTGCCattattataaaagttttttattaGAAACATTTTTGGAGACGTCTTCGCTCAGTCTATCAATTGGGAACAAACTATCAGACCAGGCTAAAAAATTCAATCTATAAAGAGTCATATAACTGGAATATAACTTGCCGAATACCGAGATACAATTACCACTTTGCTATTCCCCAAACATAAGACACTTTGTGGATCTCATTGATACAACCAAAAAACATGGTGTCAAGAAGTGTTTTTCACAAGATGCTTTAGATACAGCATTTAACATAGGGAAAATTTTGTCTGATGTTCCCAACAAACATGGGGGtaacatatattatataataatgaCATAGCTGAAACAAGACGTAAATTGAGGTTATAATATTATTGGTATGTATATTCtatgcagcggttcccaaactatgggtcgcgacccactggttgGTCGCAAAAGGAAAcctagtgggtcgtgaaaagatgtagaaagctgtGATTAATTATaatggttattaggatcggtggcgactcgaatacgtaaatcttcaaaaaacataggaaattaaattgaattaaaattctaatctgtgaaagtttccatttgacgatcttctcaaagaaccaaaaatttgctacacaaagaatgaccatgtggcttttttacgcatagcagcaTGCCATTCTCTTCATCTTATAAATGTGAATCTAGATTTTCAGCAATGGTTGGGATTAAaagcaaattttgaaataaactgcAACTTTCGCATTCTTTACGTTTCAAACTAtctcaaattgaaataaatgtcaagTCTATTATGGAAAGTAGCGAGAAACAAGCTAATCCTTCTCACTAGCttcactgaaaatttaatttgagaaaataaatttgtttcctccatcaatgttttattaatttattaaagttaaatgagtcgccataagctgtggtaataaaaaaatgggtcccaactctaaaaagtttgggaaccactgttctatagCTTTATTCCTAACTGCTTTATATTTTTCAAGTGAAAAGTGGCAAGACTAATATCATATCTTTGGAAATTATGAACATATTATTGTCGAAAAATCCAAATCCCGGTGCTTATATGATACAACATTTTGTCGAAATCTTGATGCCATATTCAAGTAAAAGTgagatattttatattgtttttattttgcttcGAAGTTTTTGCTcaatcaaatctagaaataaataattttttatgtgaACAAAAATGTATTACAATACATGACGAAAGTGCGTTGAAATGATTTCGGAATACTCAGAAATTTAAAATCGAAGTTGATTATTGAATAGCTCATAtataaaaagtaattttaacaaaaattataCATCGATTTTGTTTGATCATTTAAACAGAAAAACGTGATTTTTGAAAAACCGAACAGTTTcgaagaaaaataataattatcatttgtaccgtagtatatatatatatatatatcagaggctatttgaaatatattataccTTTATGATGTCAAATGTTGGCTCTACGTTATTTAAGTATTACACGTTCCATACTTTTTTAACTTTCTCGGCTGAATACCCCATTACAACaatcaaaatagaatatttttattgtttaaaaatccATTTTAGACAATCCTTTTCGAGACGCATTCTTCAGAGCATTGAAGTCCAGGAAACCTCGTGAAGCAATATATTGGGCTTATTTAGTTTCTATTTACGACGAATATCGTGAGTATTTTGTTggataatattgaaaatagaatTCTAGTTCGCGTTTTTAGATAACTCAAAGAGAATTGAAAATGAAACGATATTTTCCAAGGTATCGTTCTAAGTTAcgattttacagaaaaaaattccTGAACGTCATcagtatttcattttatttggaCCAAATAACTTTTTGGTTGCTTTGGATTTTAAAGAATTGGGTTTTGAAGTTTGTGCTTGGGTTTCGAAAACAGAAAAAATGACACCATTTTGTGTTAGTTTTTCGACTGCGTAATTATGCAATTTTCTGCATATGTATTTGGATCTATAACTATGTTTGTTGTTTGGAAAAATTctgtattcgaatatttttttccgtATAGGTTATTAGACCTTATTATTATAGCTTATAACACAAAATATTAGGATTGTTTCAATATTGCTAAACTAACTACTATTTCGATAAATAGTCCTTGGCCATTAGTGAATGACACTCTCTGATCCCGATATagcaatatttatcaaaacaaatgTTTCCTGACTAATATTATTGTGCATCCAATGTTTAATCAAACTAAACGGAGACATATTGATAACGATAGAATCACTTGAATCTTCAAAATCTGGAGATTCACATACAGTATCAGTATTCTTGGTTTAGTTTTGAAGTTATTTTTATAAACTTCAGCACAAGATTCTTTTTATCCACCAAACACCGGTCACTTTGTGAATCTCATTGATACAATCAAGAAAGGCATGGTGCCCAGAAGTATTCTCAACAGAGCAGGTCTAGATACAGAATTCAATAAGGGGAAAAATTTTACTGAGGTTTTTGGCAAACCAGCTAAAGGTGAGAAAaagttaacatttttttggttttctttattttgccGCGTTTTCTTGGACTTCCTGATTCCTGATAAGCTTTCAGGGTAATGGAGTTTGAAATGAACGTAAGAGAAAAAGTTTGTTTGCTTATCATTTTTTcggttttctttattttgccGCGTTTTCTTGGACTTCCTGATTCCATGTCAcacaaaaaaatggaaagaccacagtttattttaaaaaaagttccCAGTCATGGGACTTTTGTTGCCCGATTCCAGTCGTTTCCAAGTTCCAAGTAAGACTACTGAGTTATTTTTTCAAGCCGATATTTTTAATCACCATCCTTATTCAATTGACTCTCTTATGATGTGCGTGTGTAAAAGTTTTATTCGTTCAAGAAGAATGGATTAGTTGAAAAAGTGTGCAATGGCCAGTGTTACAAGGTTTTCACCTTTTGACTATACATGTTTGGTATGTTAGTATTTATGCGTTTGATTGTTGAACCAAGCAACTCTATTTTCTCTTAAGCCTTAAACCCTGTAGTCCATATTCATGTATGTCCGGTGTCCCGAAAAtgcgtgtcccacttgtcccgaCTGTCCCACGTGTGTCACTTGTTCCACTTTGTCCTGGGACAAGTGAGACGCGTGGGACAAGtgtactagagatgtaccgatgtatcggtatcgggtatcggtatcggcaatatcggccatttttacggtatcggccatgtatcggtatcggtgagattaaggccgatatttccgatatatttacctttttgatatggtccagaatgttttaaagataagttggaataatactttttaatttattttttgtctggagagatcgtgagctgtgagccatacatgtccccacccccgcgagagaataggattcacgtgtttttagctatttatcagccaaattagctcaactaatttggctattttcgctgtcaaatttttatattgaaatttttaatattacatagtaattatgaagaaatatatcaacacggcacataacaaaaagcaattagacgcccagttttaaatcatacagtggaattggggtccttattaacggcacatggacttttggcacgggtataaattttgactgtttgtcgtcaagtacgagtgtcattcaGTCCGTCGACAgcaataaactaaattccgacacaattatccctctacgcaggtatatatagatatattgacatgaccgcctagccctagactataacaaaatatatgatagcaattgtataatattataaaatagtaaagtaaaaaaatgtcctcgacggttataggtaggccttcttttggtcggtgctgattgatattctttcatgttggctttgacttacttattgcgtcgacgattacgattagcgacgaaatgaaatatttgaaaaatgcttttaatttgatcttaggacggcggctctagaatgtgtgggtgatattcgatattcttttaaacacgaataacgatttttgaaggtcgcgatattaacattaaattcatattggacatcccggcttatgagtttcaattgaacaccgagattactagcgttactgtacaatgtatcttaatcagttaaagcatatggataccaatcattaatttcatattatgcgacatatatatcttttttttcgatctgaaatattgtgtactatgaacaacgctcagagaccattgttttaacccgtctgccctacacaacACACCTAAtcaagtaatatttacatagtatcggtatcggaatatcggtaatatcggcctttttgtagtatcggcgtatcggtatcggtatcggcgtttttagctggtatcggatcggtagcggtatcggcgacaaaagtggtatcggtgcATCTCTAGTGTACACGACAGTTTCCAGACGGGCTATGTATGTCcatgtttaaaattttaatattaattcaaTTAAACAATTTTTCTTATTAATAAATCAGtatgaaatgaaatttgaagaaattcaaTGCAATAAACATATTTGTCAGTATTAAATGTTATGTGTTCGTTATTATTATTCTAAATGAAACTGATAATATTATACCATTGTTCCTATTTTAGAATGGCATTGGTCAATATACGATATAATTTTTAGATACTGAAGCATTTAATTTAACTGTTTGCTTCACAAGACTGAATAACTACAATTTTGTTTAGTTTACGTTTGTCAGCAACATCCAGAGTATCTTCGAGTCAGTTGTCAAAATCTGAAAGGGAAATTTATAGTCACCGACAAAGATTGCTTAAACGCAGGTTGCTGCATTACATTAATCGTTGcagaaaataggaaaatatgCTACGAAAACTATCTTGGAAACATAGGTAACGATTGAggttttttatatattttgatgaaTAAATGCTTCACCGTTTCTCGGACATTTCAAAACTGCTCAAACTCAATATTTTATTCGCAAGAAGAGACATTTTGGCCACATTCtgtatatttattctattggtATAATCTTGTAAAAAAAAGACAATGATTTCGTTGATGATATAATATATTAGGTTAAAACATTAATACTTTAATGAAGATCATTGTTCTATATGATTATTTTCCTCACATTACAACTAAAATATCAGCAATATTATTGGCAATTGTACGCTTTAATTGATTGTTGCTTCATTCCTTACAGGACTAAAGTTGGCCTTCTCAAACGAAACTACAACAGATTTGaagcaatttttcaaatttgcagcAAGAAATTTCATACCTTGTAAGAATGAAAATTacttgatttcaattttatactTCATAGGGAACTCAACAACACGAATCAAAGATAGTATAGGAGGATTTAAAAATTCTGACATTTCTCAGACAAACTATTTTCTCTTCTTAATGTACTGCACTCATAAACACTCCACAAACGAATGTTTCAGTTCGTTCGTTCGAAACCAAAaaatttctgtatatatatatatttgtagataCACCACGAGTAAATTTTCGATTCTTGCTGCCTTAAATCTGAATCAGTGGTATTAATTTTCGTCTAATACTTTATTGCACAGGGGTTCCAAATACAGCCTTGCCACCAGCATTCGTCAAATTTCAGTCGAGTCCTAGTGTAGATCCATTCAACCAATTCTATCCTACTTTAGTTGTAAGTATCGTGATCTGAATATTCCTACAAtatttattaacatttttattgtagaaattaaatatttctaattgtttctaatttttccTATCAGTTAATTGTTTAGTCGTCTCAGTGTATTTTGGAGAGGGTAGGATACTTGCTATCATGTCGGAATCAGGATTTTGGGAATTGCCGTTCATTTCctgtttttcaaatatatttgtatttagaTCGAGTAACATAACTGTGAGTGAATACTGCCTGGTTTTGAGACATGGGGAATTTATGTATTCCACATTGCAGATTTCATCACTCACGTTAGTCCTTTACAAAtaagccatatatatatatttttccaaacttatattttttgttcattttccaTAGCCAATAGAACCACACCCTGTGTTTCGTCCGAATTTCACATGGAAACCTCACGGTCCGACAGCTTTTCCATTTCCTACCAGATTGCCAAAACGTAAGTGGCTTTACACTTCATTGTTATCCAGAATAAAAGAATCAACAACGTTGCACCAAATCATATTGTATCGCTAAATAAATTGTTATTCTTGTGAGTTCGTAGCCGTTTAATTCTTCTGCTACTTCTCCGACGTAAATTAACAATCTCTGTACAACTTCCTAACGCATTCAAGAAATCTTTAATCCACAAGGAATTCATTCAATTGTATGACTTACTTACCATCATATGGTCCTGTTTATTGCTTAGATGCAGTTGACCAATATCTCGGCTTCAATGGATGTTTTCTCCAACCGTTGACTGCATAAAAATTGATTCTATACTTCCCATTGCAAAAATTGTAGTGTTacttttgatattattttcttGGAGTAGGAGGGTGAAAATTGGTTTCCATCTGAAAAATCTTCTTTTTGCCCACCTTAACGGGCTATTTTTGAACACTGCAACCAACTTCTGAGGACAAAATGGCGGCTCTAAATTATGTGATTTATACTTAATCTTGgaaacatacatatataaaaactAACAACTGACACtcaaaattacaaaaacgaaTCAATGGTTTAATCACTCTTGGAAAGGGTGTCTACGCCGCACCCTGAATTTCAGTTGTTACGTCACTGTTAACGTCTTGCTGATTGGACAATGTTATGGAAATAAACAGGAAGGCAATAAATTTAAGGCAAGAAACATTAATATCGtgtttattatttatcaaaaagtCTTAGCAGAGCATGTTTTTTTCAGAATTGCAGGCTCCTACGGATATGTCCCTAATCGAATTCGGCAAGCCATCGAAAAGACCACCACTATTTATCGGTGAGTTTACCTAGTTCAGAATTTTAAATCCACACAATCTAtgcttattatataaataaGTCTACGATATATAAAATGCctatttaacaattgtaattcTTTGCTGCcattatatacaaatatttaccATTATTTTCGATGAGAACCAGAAATACAATGAAATCTATTTTTAGCGTTACCGCCAAAATGTATTAAAGTGCCTAACGAGGATAGATACCCATGTATCGATAATTACGATGCATTGGCTCGTGGAGGAAAGGATAAATGTATAGCAATGGGATGCTGTTATACTCCTGACTGGTCTAACTTCACAGTAACTGCCTGTTTCCGAAAGATCAAATAcggtaatttttttatacttcatCTTTAGAGAGATTAATTTACCTTTAATTTGGGTTAAATTTTCTTTATGTACCTCAGGGAATTTTTTTGTATCgctgatgtaaaaaaaattgcaccaACATTTGTTAGTCGTttacatatatttgaatattactaTCATGTTACAGAAATGATGTGACTAAAGTTTATGTTATAAGTTTGTTAGTTTGTAATTAGCAAAACTGAAGTATTAAATGTAACAACATTCTTATCTGATGGCGGAACGGTCGCGAGTTCAATATccaacaaaattgtaaaaaaaattcaatatcgGGGAATTGAATAAAACCCATGCTTGTGGATCTTTTATACgacatttttaatgaaaaaagttAGTTCATGAAAACACTTAAACAAACAGAGGGTTGGCAAGAATTCCAACTCAATATCATCGACTGAAAATATCGACAACAGAGAGCGCGCAGTTGGACCATTTTATCAGTTTTAGAGGTTAATTAATTACTAACTGCTCGGCAAAATAAAGTTAATATATATCATGACGCAAATGTTAACAAAACCGAGCTACGGTAAACAATGTTTGTCTACAATATTCTTGTAGGGCAATGTTACAAAGTAGAAGAAAGCGAAAGAGAAGAGTGTGGTTATCCCGGTAAGTAATTTAATTTGGGAATAAAATCCTATTTATTACCATTTTTATATCCATAAAATACTGTGGAATTGTGACGATCAAGTTGACAATAATATATCAATTATGCTGGTGAAGTCTGATTTTTTTCTGTTCGTTGCTGGGAGTGATGAACAGGCAACCGTAGAAAAAGAGCGAGATAGAGATCAAACTAAGGACTGGACCACTCCAAACTGCCTTTAACAACACAACGTTGAAACATTAATATATATCGGCTGTAGATgtactaaaattttcaaataaaaaaaaaaacatctgataaatataagatatatttacatgtatacCTCAGAAGTTCATGATCGCAAAATCAGAACTTGACATTTTTTCTTTGAAAGAAAGTGTTCTCGAAACTCTTATTATTATATCCACTGTATTTTCAGGAATTAATAAAACCGAATGCCTGAAAAACACACAGTGCTGTTTCAACAGTGCGGTAACAGCAAAGGGTGCTTACAACAAAGTTCCTTGGTGTTTTTATAAGAAAAGTATGTGACTAATTCTTCAGAGAAGTATCCCGAgcttaaatattcaatatatatttagaataaaaataagATTAATGTACTCTATTTTGTGACATGTATTTCTTTACCAGTTTGAATTACcaatattaataatttcataCAAGTTTTCTACAGGATCGCCTGTGATAGAACCTAACAATTGCGCAGCTCGGCCAATTTTACCCAAAAATAGAGTTGGATGTTTTCTTAATCGTAAGTTGGAAATTTAACTAAACTTTacagtttatttaaaatatttatttatgacatCTATGCCGTAAAACAGTAACTTATATACGGACAAATCTCTACAGTTGAAAAAGTCTATTATCATTTTCAATTATGAAGAACTtccccaatttattacacacctAGTCAGAattaaatattacaattcaAAAACCCTCGTCATGAATTAATTCGGgattctttttattatttataatatacaAGGTTGTGTTAAAGTAACAGCACCATAGCAACCAACAGAATTATTTGTAATTATTAACAAAATATAAGAATCGCACAATCCGATGTGAAAAATTCTATACCCACAGATAATTTCAACCACATTGTATCAAGACAATCATGCGAAGCTGTTAAAGGATGCTGTTATGAAGAAGTAGAACCGACGTGGTTTGAAAGAGTTGTATTGGGCAAAGTAAAACCACCAACTTGCTATAAAAATCGAAGTAAGTcttatgattatttttttagatGAACAGTAATGAGAAGTATAGCCGACAGTCTAAATCCaaccaaaaattgttttaacatgTTTAGCATGTTTGAACGCTCAAAAATCGTAAGGTTAATAGACGCTTTTAGTGAACATAAAAAAACTCCTTGAAGTACTAATTACAATCCATTAAAGCACTAGAAAATGGGTTGGCTTCTCTTCTGCAATATGAATATTTGTCATCTATTTTTTCCAGGAACAGACACTACGCCAACAGATTTCCCCCCACGTGAGTAACATTATATTTGAGTAGATGTTCAGATACAACAGATAAATTACTACTGAAATTTAATCTCGATATATCTTTAGgttgaaaatgatgaaaaatacTCGACAAAATGAGGTTTTCAAAtctgagtatatatatatatattttagtggGTCACATATCAACTGCaccatatattatattataatatcatACATGAGCCATGTAAGCACtgtatcatttatttgtaaaGCGGCTCGTTTATTATCGTGTTGTTTGTTGTTGGTACGAAAAAATATCGATTTTTAATTCAACCACTAAGCCTATAGCTTTTTCCATTGTTCATTTatccagtagttaaagattgTATCGCTGAAGTCCATGTCTATTTTCTCGTTTTCCATACACAATGAACAATGTTtccttatttattatttactaaCTGTATTTCAGTTCCGCCATTACCGATAGTAGTATGCCGATACAAAAACGAACTTCGTCCTGACCTTCGAGTAGACTGTAAACCAAAGCAATCGTTGAATTGGTTTGGATGTTTGAAAGCAGGTTGCTGTTATGAATCTCTGCCTGCGTTTAACAGATATCCATGGTGCTTCAAGAAGGGATAAAAAGGTAAAAAATCCTTTGATTGAGGGACTGATTATGCGGATGCCACCCTGCAATATAACTATTGTTGGTTTGAATAAAAATGCAGAAAATGTTGCAGCAAGGGAATGAATCAAAGTACGGATGAGTTTACAAGAAAATGTAGCCCACTTGAAATCTTGATGAGGTCTATTTTAGAAAAGTGTGTTGTTGCTTTACAAAGGAGAATGCAGCATATATTTGCATAAAAGCGTCTTATTTTCCTAACAAAATATTGGTTATAACCTAGCGTTTGTTTCATATAATCTTGCCGTCTAGCGTGTATACCTGAAATAGACAAAAAGGGAAAATGGCTGGTTCGATAAAGAAATGTGATCACTAATTGAAAATCATTTTGTACCGTGTAATCCAAGTGAACgttaatcaatttttgtttttcttttacaATAAGTGGTCAATGTTAATCATACGTATAACACCAAAGTATAACAATACCATTTTTCAGGATGGATTTTACAAAGTGCTATATTGAATGATGGCGAGTCGAAGAAGTGACAGACGTACCCTATATTGTTCTTGATCGTTTATGAAATTTCTGT contains:
- the LOC120326930 gene encoding uncharacterized protein LOC120326930, with the translated sequence MTERNECGYPGIPMDSCVGRGCCYDNSTAETIWCYKASQDLGLTKTALILLATDKEVPKEVLRSLFADSVPGAEWLLAFNNGTLNTKRLLQIIAKRNRVSIDPFLGELLSGKSALQAYLEKIADETGLDTTPLSLLIRGNSRSILNHLVALAWVKSGKTNIISLEIMNILLSKNPNPGAYMIQHFVEILMPYSSKNNPFRDAFFRALKSRKPREAIYWAYLVSIYDEYPQDSFYPPNTGHFVNLIDTIKKGMVPRSILNRAGLDTEFNKGKNFTEVFGKPAKVYVCQQHPEYLRVSCQNLKGKFIVTDKDCLNAGCCITLIVAENRKICYENYLGNIGLKLAFSNETTTDLKQFFKFAARNFIPWVPNTALPPAFVKFQSSPSVDPFNQFYPTLVPIEPHPVFRPNFTWKPHGPTAFPFPTRLPKQLQAPTDMSLIEFGKPSKRPPLFIALPPKCIKVPNEDRYPCIDNYDALARGGKDKCIAMGCCYTPDWSNFTVTACFRKIKYGQCYKVEESEREECGYPGINKTECLKNTQCCFNSAVTAKGAYNKVPWCFYKKRSPVIEPNNCAARPILPKNRVGCFLNHNFNHIVSRQSCEAVKGCCYEEVEPTWFERVVLGKVKPPTCYKNRRTDTTPTDFPPRE